Within Triticum dicoccoides isolate Atlit2015 ecotype Zavitan chromosome 1B, WEW_v2.0, whole genome shotgun sequence, the genomic segment NNNNNNNNNNNNNNNNNNNNNNNNNNNNNNNNNNNNNNNNNNNNNNNNNNNNNNNNNNNNNNNNNNNNNNNNNNNNNNNNNNNNNNNNNNNNNNNNNNNNNNNNNNNNNNNNNNNNNNNNNNNNNNNNNNNNNNNNNNNNNNNNNNNNNNNNNNNNNNNNNNNNNNNNNNNNNNNNNNNNNNNNNNNNNNNNNNNNNNNNNNNNNNNNNNNNNNNNNNNNNNNNNNNNNNNNNNNNNNNNNNNNNNNNNNNNNNNNNNNNNNNNNNNNNNNNNNNNNNNNNNNNNNNNNNNNNNNNNNNNNNNNNNNNNNNNNNNNNNNNNNNNNNNNNNNNNNNNNNNNNNNNNNNNNNNNNNNNNNNNNNNNNNNNNNNNNNNNNNNNNNNNNNNNNNNNNNNNNNNNNNNNNNNNNNNNNNNNNNNNNNNNNNNNNNNNNNNNNNNNNNNNNNNNNNNNNNNNNNNNNNNNNNNNNNNNNNNNNNNNNNNNNNNNNNNNNNNNNNNNNNNNNNNNNNNNNNNNNNNNNNNNNNNNNNNNNNNNNNNNNNNNNNNNNNNNNNNNNNNNNNNNNNNNNNNNNNNNNNNNNNNNNNNNNNNNNNNNNNNNNNNNNNNNNNNNNNNNNNNNNNNNNNNNNNNNNNNNNNNNNNNNNNNNNNNNNNNNNNNNNNNNNNNNNNNNNNNNNNNNNNNNNNNNNNNNNNNNNNNNNNNNNNNNNNNNNNNNNNNNNNNNNNNNNNNNNNNNNNNNNNNNNNNNNNNNNNNNNNNNNNNNNNNNNNNNNNNNNNNNNNNNNNNNNNNNNNNNNNNNNNNNNNNNNNNNNNNNNNNNNNNNNNNNNNNNNNNNNNNNNNNNNNNNNNNNNNNNNNNNNNNNNNNNNNNNNNNNNNNNNNNNNNNNNNNNNNNNNNNNNNNNNNNNNNNNNNNNNNNNNNNNNNNNNNNNNNNNNNNNNNNNNNNNNNNNNNNNNNNNNNNNNNNNNNNNNNNNNNNNNNNNNNNNNNNNNNNNNNNNNNNNNNNNNNNNNNNNNNNNNNNNNNNNNNNNNNNNNNNNNNNNNNNNNNNNNNNNNNNNNNNNNNNNNNNNNNNNNNNNNNNNNNNNNNNNNNNNNNNNNNNNNNNNNNNNNNNNNNNNNNNNNNNNNNNNNNNNNNNNNNNNNNNNNNNNNNNNNNNNNNNNNNNNNNNNNNNNNNNNNNNNNNNNNNNNNNNNNNNNNNNNNNNNNNNNNNNNNNNNNNNNNNNNNNNNNNNNNNNNNNNNNNNNNNNNNNNNNNNNNNNNNNNNNNNNNNNNNNNNNNNNNNNNNNNNNNNNNNNNNNNNNNNNNNNNNNNNNNNNNNNNNNNNNNNNNNNNNNNNNNNNNNNNNNNNNNNNNNNNNNNNNNNNNNNNNNNNNNNNNNNNNNNNNNNNNNNNNNNNNNNNNNNNNNNNNNNNNNNNNNNNNNNNNNNNNNNNNNNNNNNNNNNNNNNNNNNNNNNNNNNNNNNNNNNNNNNNNNNNNNNNNNNNNNNNNNNNNNNNNNNNNNNNNNNNNNNNNNNNNNNNNNNNNNNNNNNNNNNNNNNNNNNNNNNNNNNNNNNNNNNNNNNNNNNNNNNNNNNNNNNNNNNNNNNNNNNNNNNNNNNNNNNNNNNNNNNNNNNNNNNNNNNNNNNNNNNNNNNNNNNNNNNNNNNNNNNNNNNNNNNNNNNNNNNNNNNNNNNNNNNNNNNNNNNNNNNNNNNNNNNNNNNNNNNNNNNNNNNNNNNNNNNNNNNNNNNNNNNNNNNNNNNNNNNNNNNNNNNNNNNNNNNNNNNNNNNNNNNNNNNNNNNNNNNNNNNNNNNNNNNNNNNNNNNNNNNNNNNNNNNNNNNNNNNNNNNNNNNNNNNNNNNNNNNNNNNNNNNNNNNNNNNNNNNNNNNNNNNNNNNNNNNNNNNNNNNNNNNNNNNNNNNNNNNNNNNNNNNNNNNNNNNNNNNNNNNNNNNNNNNNNNNNNNNNNNNNNNNNNNNNNNNNNNNNNNNNNNNNNNNNNNNNNNNNNNNNNNNNNNNNNNNNNNNNNNNNNNNNNNNNNNNNNNNNNNNNNNNNNNNNNNNNNNNNNNNNNNNNNNNNNNNNNNNNNNNNNNNNNNNNNNNNNNNNNNNNNNNNNNNNNNNNNNNNNNNNNNNNNNNNNNNNNNNNNNNNNNNNNNNNNNNNNNNNNNNNNNNNNNNNNNNNNNNNNNNNNNNNNNNNNNNNNNNNNNNNNNNNNNNNNNNNNNNNNNNNNNNNNNNNNNNNNNNNNNNNNNNNNNNNNNNNNNNNNNNNNNNNNNNNNNNNNNNNNNNNNNNNNNNNNNNNNNNNNNNNNNNNNNNNNNNNNNNNNNNNNNNNNNNNNNNNNNNNNNNNNNNNNNNNNNNNNNNNNNNNNNNNNNNNNNNNNNNNNNNNNNNNNNNNNNNNNNNNNNNNNNNNNNNNNNNNNNNNNNNNNNNNNNNNNNNNNNNNNNNNNNNNNNNNNNNNNNNNNNNNNNNNNNNNNNNNNNNNNNNNNNNNNNNNNNNNNNNNNNNNNNNNNNNNNNNNNNNNNNNNNNNNNNNNNNNNNNNNNNNNNNNNNNNNNNNNNNNNNNNNNNNNNNNNNNNNNNNNNNNNNNNNNNNNNNNNNNNNNNNNNNNNNNNNNNNNNNNNNNNNNNNNNNNNNNNNNNNNNNNNNNNNNNNNNNNNNNNNNNNNNNNNNNNNNNNNNNNNNNNNNNNNNNNNNNNNNNNNNNNNNNNNNNNNNNNNNNNNNNNNNNNNNNNNNNNNNNNNNNNNNNNNNNNNNNNNNNNNNNNNNNNNNNNNNNNNNNNNNNNNNNNNNNNNNNNNNNNNNNNNNNNNNNNNNNCACAATGGATGTCAGGCCTTGGCTTTATAAAATCTGATTGGATCCGCACTAGAGGATAAGAATACAGATAGGCTGACTAAGAAGATCTTCAAATTGTCTTACCTGAAAAGATGAGTTATTCAAAGGAATACCTGAAGAATAGAATAGAATAGAATAAACACATGGCACAGCTGGGTGCTAGAATAGTAGTTGATAGAAGTTCTAGTCACTTAAAAAAAAAATAACCACTGCTTAACTTAATTAGATCGATGAAGATAAGCAAGCGGGTTCGGGCAGTTAGTCCTATTTGAAGGTAAGAAGTTCGGGTAGTAAGGGCTAGGTTTATATAGGGGCTATATTTTTGATAAACATATGGTCTTGCTCATTTCTCATCAAGGAATGGAGATTGGGTTggtgtttggaagggggattcagtAAACTGACCTTGGCCAGCAAGCAGAAAAAGGACTAACGTCTTGGGGCGCGCTAGCgcgcgtactcttcttcttcgagaCTCCATCCAAATCCACCACTTACTTGTTGGTTGGTGTTCCATTCTGTTATCTTAGACTATGCTGCCTTCTTCAATTCCATTCTTCGTCTCCCTAGTCGAAGTCttcttgctggcccaacccaacatgcaTTTTAGAGTGCCGTGCCAGGGCGATAGGCGCTCCGCCAGTCACGCATGATCGCCAGAGCCTTTCTTGGCTATGTAAATATAGGGCCGGAATAAGTGCAAGATCCTCAACAAAATGGATTAAGGTGGGCTTcggatttttcataatttttttctaTCTTTTCATCAAGTTCTTGTTTGATCTGCCGCTATTATCACAATATCCCTCCTTTTAGGGTTAATGCTATCAATGGTGAATCGATCATTCGCTATCCTTTTTTTTAGAAGAGCTTTTTTGAATGGAAGAAAAGTAGTGAAACCCGCGATGGCTACTGAATAACCTCCTTTGATTTTTTTTATAATAAACCCTTTGACCTTTTTCTTCGTTCGCCAAATCTTCTTCAGTTCTATCCAAGCTCGGTTTTGTCTGAATCTTTGTGGAAGAAGAAGTGGTTCGCCAGCCGCTACATCCAGGGATCCCACAAAATCATTAAACCTGGCGGCTGCTCGCTCTTTGATCAGTGATTCACCGGCCACTAGATCGATGAAGAATCTCTCAAAAATCCGCTTTTTGATCAGTGATTCACCAGCCACTACATTCTTGGATCCCACCTTATTCTCAAACCTGGTGGCTCGCTTGATTGGCAGTCCTGTAAGCTCATCTTGCATACAAATTTTGGGGGTACCAGGGCCTGCATCCACCAAGAACATTTCTTCCCTTAAGCGTAAGCGTAAAACTGAAGATTGTGAGGCGTTTCCACTACATAATAAGAAACTAGAATTAGATCTTGGAAATGATCGACTCCAATAGATGCTCATCATAAGCTTTTTTTTCCTCCTATTCCTATTGATCAGAAGTATCCAGCAGCGCCACGCCAGAGTGACTTCCGAAGCGCTACGGACGGGACGAAATCCGGCAGCCAGTTGCTGGCTCTGAATAACCAGCCCAGCAAGAAGCTAAATTATTCCATAACATAACATAACGGGGCGGGGTTGCGCGCGAGCCGAGTGACGTAGGTGCACAAGAGTACTTCGCGCCACAACCATCTCTTTTTTATAGGTTCTACGGACCGATGCCTCCTGCTTCATCTGGTAAAAAAGAGTCATAGATATGCCTGTAATTAGAAGGAAGAACCGCCATAAAAATCTTCCTCGTGTATCGTCTGTAGCGGAACTATGAACGGGAGCTAGCAATCCGGACCGTATTGAAAAGGTTCCTAAGACACAGCATGGAAGAGTCAAAATATTCAGAAGCGAGGTCCAagaatgaagaaggggtagaattaCTGAATGAATACGAGCTGTGGCTAATACCCGAGGCATAAAAGACGCATTTTCTACGGGATCCCGAAACCACCAGCCACCCCGACCTAATTCATGATGAGCCCACCAACTTCCTGGCGAGATGCCTACGGTTAAAAACAACCGACATGTCAAGATCCAAATTCGAATTGGTTCCTGGTCCTGGTCAGAGACCACCGTGTTCGCGCCGGCGGTCCAACAAAGAGGCGAAGTAGTGGTGTCTTTCTTTCCATTACGAACGACACGCTTCGCCTGCTCCCTCCCCGTGTCCATTAGCGCTCCTGTCCAGAGCGAAGAGAAGGCGAAAAAGCGCTGCCGAAGCTGCATGAGCAGGCTTCTATTGCTACGCAACAATAGAGCAGGCGCGCCGCCCACAAAATGTTTGAATGATCGGGTAAAGAGCGAGCTTCTTATATGGGATCCGACGCATCCAGCAGAGCGAAGCAGCGTTCCATTCTTTTCGGCGGCATCCTTCCGCATTGGCGGCGAGTGGAGTGCCACAATCCCATTCATCATTTTTGATCTACATAACCCAAAGCCCATAGCACTGGCGACATCTCCGGCATAAATGCAAGGAGGATGTATAGCTGATATAGGATCTTGTGGAACTGGATTTGATTCTGCAAGCGGTTCGGTACGAACGAAGAAATTTCGAACAAAAGGATCGGAACTCGCTGATAGGAAAGGAGAGAAAAACAAAGCAATGCCAAGAGCTCCGTCAATCTGCTGTTCATCGATAGACGAAGCTCTCTCTTTTTCATCTCGTGCCAGATGTAACAAAAGATTAGTCCTTTTTCCTTCTCGCGAACCACGGGAGCGCCCAGCGCCCAGAAGAGCAAAGCTCATTTTCAAAACAGGGTCAAGCGGCGCATTAAAAAGGGCTGGCCCGTTAAAAGGACGCTTACTTTGCGAACGAAGTTCAGAATCAACAAGGTTTCTCCGAACGAAGGGAGTGTACAACTGGGGCGCAGCCCAACTTTTTTGTTGGAGAGATAGAATGGAGTTCTTCACGAAGTTCGAGACAAAGGAAAAAATCAAAGTTTCTCTATAGCCTCTTCGTTTTGAGACATTATGGCTTTGGGGTCGACCTCGGTAACAAAAAAGGAATCCATAAAAACTGGGGATCCAACACCATGATAAAATACTACCCTCATGATTAGACCATGTCCCTGAGATTTGATAAAAAAAAGGTGCATTAGCGGTTAATACGTTGTAATTAGATAAGTTATTTGGAATATGACGGAACGAAAGAccaaggaaaggaagaagaatgcACCAAAATGCAAGTGCTGCACCAAACGCTGGTGGTTGTTTCTTGTTGTAAGTGAATGCAACGAAAAGACCCGGAAATAACGAATAATGAGAAAATTCATTTATAGACATTTCGTGCTCATTTCCAAATTTATGCTTAGTTATTCCCATCATCCGGTAACCACAGGATGATCCCAATCTCCTTTTAGTAATAGATCTTTTTGATATGTCTCAGTCTCAGCGGCAAGGAAGAGAAAATGCATCGAGTCGTTTATCAAGAAAGTGGACGAGCATGgcggtcgaggttgtgtgaacctgatccggcattcacgcgagctagatcttcgtcatcttcatcgacatgccactgaagaagaaggcttcggaggtggctgctccATCTGCGTCgaacccaccaccaccggagcaagcaGGTGGTGGGTAGACGTCGGCGGAGGAACAGGCGCCGATgagggagctcatggtgctgccaggtccaaggacaaggctgcacagacctcagcgtccgtacatgcgccgcgcccgtctcaggaggcgcgggaccgacagcgtcatggtacacgcggtaccatacgttcgttgggccaaggccaagctggtggatctcgggatgctcaagaccaacatgcacgccaacatgctggcacgagcgcggcacggtcgcctggacgagatgctgctccttctaacacagttagaagttcgagcatatcccgctcctcgcaccgctcgccaccgccgcccaagactccagaagaagcgttggcccgagctcaactgctcctggattaccctccaacggcggacaagttCGACGatgggagggccaccattcagagtctcatcggcttcgccaacggcgacactccatggcaaccgagcacatcgaagccgcggcaagacgcccaggcgcgagccgatggcgacaaaactggtgggggtgcaaccaccgtgcactctccaccccgaaggccaagatcgccgactcgccgggtcaacctcgacagcgactccaccgcatcatttgATCCTCGagttcgtcgcgatcagcgccaagttcttcaagaacgacagcaagaagacgctcgtacccgcATCGAGCGCTGAAGAGAAGTGCGgcatcaatcggaccagcgcgctgggcccgctgtcgacatgcatgcgccaggggaaccaggcgacttgccatacgcggtaggttgccctacgtttactcgtgagctgcggcaagttcagtggcccagcacaaagaatttcaagccagacgtaccagagaagtacgacggcaagacgcatccgtcggagttcctcagcatctacaccatcgcggtgcaggctgccgggggacgggacgacaagattcttgccaactacttcccgctggtgctcaggcccaatgtcagatcctggctcatgcacttgccggacaactccatatcctcatgggcagatctatgccatcagtttgtcggcgcctttacaggcggccacaaacctcatggccaggaGATCGACCTTCACATACtcgtccagaaggaaggagagtccctgcgcaagtacactcggagattcagccgtgtacagcacacaatcccagatgtccaccccgccgcggtcatcagcgcgttccatcagaacatgcgtaaccgcaggatgcgggaggagatggcgatgtgcaagatcagggacgtcagtgagctatatgccctggccgacaagtgtgcacgtgctgaagaagggaggagacTCCTCGGAGAGAATGCAGAAGccagaggatctgacagtgaggatgctgccctggcaaagagaaaccggcggcggaacaacaggaagaggaaaggcaaagatgtgctagtcattgagcagtccggcaacggaggtggcgccaaggaagctgaagctgtggcggccgccgacaagcaggacggctccggcaagcagtactgcaagatccactgtaccaagggccatgatctctagagttgcaagaaggttgagcagcttgtcgagcagcaaaaagctgagtacgagcgacgcgacaaggagaaggcccaagaaggtactggaggatccggcaagaaacgtcccggccgggggggacgccgcggcaaggccaagcagcagcaaggagacaggcctccccgcggctgcgacaaggatgaggatgacgacgaagatgaagatatggatgatgatgaggccgatgagcaggagttccagaaagccacagaggtcctgtgcattgacggcggtgcttctctacatacttcacaccgccagctcaagcagtgggtgcgggaagtcaatgcggcagaaccacccgtcgagtcacgcaagcctctgaaatggtctagcacgcctatcatctttgatattgaggaccaccttgatcgcataactgcagtcgggtgcttgccgatgttggtttcaccaactatccgcaacctcaaggtcacaaagatgctagttgatggtggggccggcttgaacctgatctcctccgtggtactccagaagctccaaatccctgacagtgagctcgaagagaccggtacattccaaggaatcaatccgggaaggagcaagcccaaggggaagatcacgttgccggtgacatttggcagtgagctgaacttcaggactgagagggtcacttttgacgttgctgactttccattgccttacaatggaatactcggccgtccagcactcgccaatttcatggcggcctctcactacgcgtacaacgtgctgaagatgccgggtccgataagtgtcatctctgtccctggcgacaagaaggatgctcttatctgcaccgacaagatttaTCGGGAAGCAGCAGCAAGCGGGGAGAAGAAGAAGACACTTGCTGCTGAAGCTCtcggggagaagaagaagaccaagtccggcaagagctctgatgcccactccggcaagcgcacctcttcggagtgctgcgctaccatcgaggatgcaccatcgagctccaccgtcaagtgtaagaaggcaaaggcagctccaccagagaccaagaaggtgtccgccaaggaggacggcactagtggtaccttcaccatcagtgccactcttgacctgaaataggaaagcgcgctcgttgctttcctgcgggcgaacttcgacgtgtttgcgtggcaaccgtctgacatccccggtgttcccaggaaagtaattgagcactatCTTGTTGtttgtcctcatgtgcggcccgtcaagcataaagtcaggaaacaagcagtggagcgccaagaatttatcgcagaagaaatcaagaagttggaagcagcaggccttgtcagaggagtgctccatcctacgtggttggccaatcctgtagtcgtgcgcaaggcaaacgggaaatggaggctttgtattggctttactgatgttaataaagcttgtcccaaagatccatttcccttgccgcgcattgaccagattgttgactccacagccggatgtgatttgctttcatttcttgacgcatactcaggataccatcagatcttcatggcagaagaggatgaggagaagaccgcattcatcactccatgtggcacatactgttttgtacggatgcctttcggattaaagaatgctagttcaacatttgcaagagtagtgcatgacgcttttgagccacaaatacacagaaatgtggaagcctacatggatgacatagtggtcaagagcaaggacaaggcaactctgattcag encodes:
- the LOC119335287 gene encoding uncharacterized protein LOC119335287, whose protein sequence is MQGGCIADIGSCGTGFDSASGSVRTKKFRTKGSELADRKGEKNKAMPRAPSICCSSIDEALSFSSRARCNKRLVLFPSREPRERPAPRRAKLIFKTGSSGALKRAGPLKGRLLCERSSESTRFLRTKGVYNWGAAQLFCWRDRMEFFTKFETKEKIKVSL